In Reinekea thalattae, a genomic segment contains:
- a CDS encoding NUDIX domain-containing protein produces MYKTLSSTETYKNPWIRVREDIIERPSGEQGLYGVVEKNDFAAIIAVDNGQIHLVEQYRYPIAQPTLEIPMGGWTDQPDADPMQLALGELREETGYQADKIEKIGFHHVDNGTSTQGCHIFLASQLHFVGQQLDNEEEGLIACQIPLEVFEQKIISGEITDACTIACYGLAKLKGLL; encoded by the coding sequence ATGTATAAGACGCTGTCCTCAACAGAAACCTATAAAAACCCTTGGATACGAGTACGTGAAGATATTATCGAGCGGCCAAGCGGTGAGCAGGGTCTTTATGGCGTGGTCGAGAAAAACGATTTTGCCGCCATTATTGCTGTCGACAATGGCCAGATTCATTTAGTTGAACAATATCGATACCCCATTGCACAGCCGACACTCGAAATCCCCATGGGCGGATGGACTGACCAACCCGATGCCGACCCAATGCAGCTGGCGCTAGGAGAATTACGCGAAGAGACAGGTTACCAAGCGGATAAAATTGAAAAAATAGGCTTTCATCATGTCGACAACGGTACCTCGACTCAGGGCTGCCATATCTTTTTAGCCAGCCAACTGCACTTTGTCGGTCAGCAATTAGATAATGAAGAAGAGGGGCTTATTGCCTGCCAAATTCCACTTGAGGTGTTTGAGCAAAAAATAATCAGCGGTGAGATTACCGATGCCTGCACCATCGCCTGCTATGGCTTGGCAAAGCTGAAAGGTTTACTCTAA